The following proteins are co-located in the Halorussus caseinilyticus genome:
- a CDS encoding phosphosulfolactate synthase gives MDRAFDFLHVNERESKPREKGITEIRGPYYDPMGPRELRDILDTMGEYVDIYKFSGGSFALMPEEAVEELIAVCHEYDVQVSTGGFVENVLVRDHDKVEQYVEEAGNLGFDIVEISSGFVAIDTDDLVALTEMVQQKGLKAKPEINVQFGAGGASSVEELESEAAIDPASAIREAQRHLDAGAYKIMVESEGITERVREWRTDVAFEIANEVGVENCVFEAADPEVFEWYIKNFGPEVNLFVDNSQIVELECMRSGLWGKKSSWGRITSFDPE, from the coding sequence ATGGACCGAGCATTCGACTTTCTGCACGTCAACGAGCGTGAATCGAAACCGCGGGAGAAGGGTATCACCGAGATTCGGGGGCCGTACTACGACCCGATGGGACCGCGCGAGTTGCGCGACATCCTCGACACGATGGGCGAGTACGTGGACATTTACAAGTTTTCGGGCGGGTCGTTCGCACTGATGCCCGAGGAGGCCGTCGAGGAACTAATCGCGGTGTGCCACGAGTACGACGTACAGGTCTCGACCGGCGGGTTCGTGGAGAACGTCCTCGTCAGGGACCACGACAAAGTAGAGCAGTACGTCGAGGAGGCCGGGAATCTGGGATTCGACATCGTGGAAATTTCCTCGGGGTTCGTCGCCATCGACACCGACGACCTCGTGGCGCTGACCGAGATGGTCCAACAGAAGGGACTGAAGGCCAAGCCCGAAATCAACGTCCAGTTCGGCGCTGGCGGCGCGTCGTCGGTCGAGGAGTTGGAGAGCGAGGCCGCAATCGACCCGGCGAGCGCGATTCGTGAGGCACAGCGCCACCTCGACGCCGGGGCGTACAAAATCATGGTCGAGTCGGAGGGCATCACCGAACGCGTCCGGGAGTGGCGGACGGACGTGGCCTTCGAAATCGCCAACGAAGTCGGCGTCGAGAACTGCGTGTTCGAGGCGGCCGACCCCGAGGTGTTCGAGTGGTACATCAAGAACTTCGGGCCGGAGGTCAACCTCTTCGTGGACAACTCCCAAATCGTGGAACTGGAGTGCATGCGCTCGGGTCTCTGGGGCAAGAAGAGTTCGTGGGGCCGAATCACCTCGTTCGACCCGGAGTAA